In the Gammaproteobacteria bacterium genome, one interval contains:
- the pth gene encoding aminoacyl-tRNA hydrolase, giving the protein MSGQDIRLVVGLGNPGADYVSTRHNSGFHFVDELARRHGGQFKLEKKFHGEVARIDIDGQDIRLLKPVTFYNVSGKAVQALASFLKIKPEQVLVAHDEIDLPPGTLKLKQGGGHGGNNGLRDIIPHLGADILRMRIGVGHPGDPKRVADYVLKRPSKDEAPVLARAIDDAVDGFERLLKDGLQKAQTQVHSR; this is encoded by the coding sequence ATGTCTGGACAGGACATCCGTCTCGTGGTCGGCCTCGGAAATCCCGGGGCCGATTACGTTTCGACCCGCCACAATTCCGGTTTCCACTTCGTGGACGAACTGGCGCGCCGGCATGGCGGGCAGTTCAAGCTGGAAAAGAAATTCCATGGCGAAGTGGCGCGGATCGACATCGATGGCCAGGACATCCGGCTACTGAAGCCGGTGACTTTCTACAACGTCTCCGGCAAGGCCGTGCAGGCGCTGGCCTCCTTCCTCAAGATCAAACCCGAGCAGGTGCTGGTCGCGCATGACGAGATCGACCTGCCGCCAGGCACCCTGAAACTGAAACAGGGTGGCGGCCATGGCGGCAACAACGGCCTGCGCGACATCATTCCGCATCTTGGTGCGGACATCCTGCGCATGCGCATCGGTGTCGGTCATCCCGGCGATCCGAAGCGGGTTGCCGATTACGTATTGAAGCGTCCCTCGAAGGACGAAGCGCCGGTACTGGCGCGCGCCATCGACGACGCGGTCGATGGTTTCGAACGCTTGCTGAAGGACGGGCTGCAGAAAGCGCAGACCCAGGTCCACAGCCGATAA
- the prfA gene encoding peptide chain release factor 1, with amino-acid sequence MKDSIRDKLERLLDRHEELSGLLADPDVINKQDEFRKLSQEYSRLEPVTQSFNAFRQAEADLAEAERMAEDSDADMRAMAEDEIATARERLEALEPMLLKHLLPRDPHDDSNLFLEIRAGTGGDEAAIFAGDLFRMYSRYAERQGWKIEVLSESEGEHGGYKEVISRLIGSGAYSRLKFESGAHRVQRVPETESQGRIHTSACTVAVMPELDDVEEIDIDTNDLKVDTFRASGAGGQHVNKTDSAIRITHLPTGIVVECQEDRSQHKNRAKAMNYLKARLISEQQEKQQSEQSANRKKLVGSGDRSERIRTYNFPQGRVTDHRINLTLYKLDQVMQGDMDEILESLMNEYQADQLAELGA; translated from the coding sequence GTGAAGGACTCGATCCGCGACAAGCTCGAACGCCTGCTCGACCGGCACGAGGAGCTGTCAGGCCTGCTGGCCGATCCGGACGTGATCAACAAGCAGGATGAATTCCGCAAGCTGTCCCAGGAATACTCCCGCCTCGAGCCGGTGACCCAATCCTTCAATGCCTTCCGCCAGGCCGAAGCGGATCTCGCCGAAGCCGAGCGCATGGCCGAGGACTCCGATGCCGACATGCGGGCCATGGCGGAAGACGAGATTGCCACCGCCCGGGAAAGACTCGAAGCACTCGAGCCGATGCTGCTGAAACATCTGCTGCCGCGCGACCCTCATGACGACAGCAACCTGTTCCTGGAAATCCGTGCCGGCACCGGTGGCGACGAAGCCGCGATCTTTGCCGGCGACCTGTTCAGGATGTACTCGCGCTATGCCGAGCGCCAGGGCTGGAAAATCGAAGTGCTGTCGGAATCCGAGGGCGAGCATGGCGGCTACAAGGAAGTCATCTCGCGCCTGATCGGCAGCGGCGCATATTCACGATTGAAATTCGAATCCGGTGCCCATCGCGTCCAGCGCGTCCCCGAAACGGAAAGCCAGGGCCGCATCCACACTTCGGCCTGCACCGTCGCGGTGATGCCGGAGCTGGATGATGTCGAGGAAATCGACATCGATACCAACGACCTGAAGGTCGATACCTTCCGCGCCTCCGGCGCCGGCGGCCAGCACGTCAACAAGACCGACTCCGCCATCCGCATCACCCACCTGCCGACCGGCATCGTGGTCGAGTGCCAGGAAGACCGTTCCCAGCACAAGAATCGCGCCAAGGCGATGAACTACCTGAAAGCGCGCCTGATATCCGAGCAGCAGGAAAAGCAGCAAAGCGAGCAGTCCGCGAATCGCAAGAAGCTGGTCGGCTCGGGCGATCGCTCGGAACGCATCCGCACCTACAATTTCCCGCAGGGTCGCGTCACTGACCACCGCATCAACCTGACGCTCTACAAGCTCGACCAGGTCATGCAGGGCGACATGGATGAAATCCTCGAAAGCCTGATGAACGAATACCAGGCCGACCAGCTGGCCGAGCTGGGCGCCTGA
- the hemA gene encoding glutamyl-tRNA reductase yields MPFYTLGINHQTAPVEIREKMAFSAEQLDAALGQLQALPEVSEAVILSTCNRTEIYCNLDAATPDALLDWLASERAPDDPEVRERFYAHEQQDMVQHLLRVACGLDSMVLGEPQILGQLKSAYEQARARGAVGPVLHRLFQYSFSVAKQVRTDTAIGANPVSVAYAAVNLARQIFGKLEKQTALLIGAGETIELAATYLHDKGLGRMIVANRSQERAHDLASRFSGYAIGLDEIPAHLGEADIVISSTAAPNVILERPTVEAAFGKRRSKPVFMVDIAVPRDIDPAVAEMNDVFLYTVDDLHGVIDENRSQREKAAADAEEIITARAALFIDQLRTLDAVPLIQGLREHGEIEQRRALEKAERMLAAGKPTEEVMQWLASTLTKRLLHAPTASLREAAADSRNDIIRAAAELFQLDDKLDRKPLDEDGDAE; encoded by the coding sequence ATGCCTTTCTACACCCTCGGAATCAATCACCAGACCGCGCCGGTCGAGATCCGCGAGAAGATGGCCTTCTCCGCGGAGCAGCTCGATGCTGCGCTCGGCCAGCTGCAGGCGCTGCCGGAGGTGTCCGAGGCCGTGATCCTGTCCACCTGCAACCGCACCGAGATCTACTGCAATCTCGATGCCGCCACGCCGGATGCCCTGCTGGACTGGCTGGCCAGCGAGCGCGCTCCCGACGATCCGGAGGTGCGTGAACGCTTTTACGCTCACGAGCAGCAGGACATGGTGCAGCACCTGCTGCGCGTCGCCTGTGGCCTGGATTCCATGGTCCTGGGCGAGCCACAGATTCTCGGCCAGCTGAAGTCGGCCTACGAGCAGGCCCGGGCCAGAGGTGCAGTCGGCCCGGTTCTCCATCGCCTGTTCCAGTACAGTTTCTCCGTCGCCAAGCAGGTTCGTACCGACACGGCGATCGGCGCCAACCCGGTGTCGGTTGCCTACGCCGCCGTGAACCTGGCCCGCCAGATCTTCGGCAAGCTGGAAAAACAGACTGCGCTGCTGATCGGCGCTGGCGAGACCATCGAACTGGCCGCAACCTACCTGCACGACAAGGGCCTCGGTCGCATGATCGTCGCCAACCGCAGCCAGGAACGCGCCCATGACCTGGCCAGCCGTTTTTCCGGCTATGCGATCGGCCTGGACGAAATTCCCGCCCACCTGGGTGAAGCCGACATCGTGATCTCCTCCACGGCAGCGCCGAACGTCATCCTCGAACGTCCCACCGTGGAAGCGGCCTTTGGCAAGCGCCGCAGCAAACCGGTGTTCATGGTCGATATCGCCGTGCCGCGCGACATCGATCCGGCCGTGGCCGAGATGAACGACGTCTTCCTCTACACCGTCGACGACCTGCACGGCGTTATCGACGAGAACCGCAGCCAGCGTGAAAAGGCCGCGGCCGACGCGGAAGAAATCATCACGGCTCGCGCCGCACTGTTCATCGACCAGCTCAGGACCCTCGATGCCGTGCCGCTGATCCAGGGTCTTCGCGAGCATGGTGAAATCGAGCAGCGCCGCGCCCTGGAAAAAGCCGAACGCATGCTTGCCGCCGGCAAGCCGACCGAAGAAGTCATGCAGTGGCTGGCCAGCACCCTGACCAAGCGCTTGCTGCATGCCCCGACCGCCTCGCTTCGCGAGGCCGCAGCCGATTCACGCAACGACATCATTCGGGCCGCCGCCGAGCTGTTCCAGCTGGATGACAAGCTGGACCGCAAGCCGCTTGATGAAGACGGGGATGCGGAGTGA
- a CDS encoding cystathionine gamma-synthase, protein MSTDKAKKGFNTRGIHAGQEPDPSTGAIMTPIYQTSTYVQSAPGEHQGFEYSRSHNPTRFAYERCVADLESGKAGFAFASGMAATATVLELLDSGDHVIASDDLYGGTFRLFHRVRERSANLKFDFIDMSDPKNVEKAIRPETKMIWVETPTNPMLKLVDLDAIVHIAAERGIIAVCDNTFATPWAQRPLEHGFDLVLHSATKYIAGHSDIVGGMVVAGDDDLAERMTFLQNSAGAVQGPFDSFLALRSLKTLGLRMERHNANAMEVAKFLEGHDKVEKVIYPGLESHPQYELAQRQMKGPGGMISIVIKGGYGEAKDFLQKLKVFALAESLGGVESLVNHPAVMTHASVPPENREKLGISDNLVRLSVGIEDVEDLIEDLKQALA, encoded by the coding sequence ATGAGCACCGACAAGGCGAAAAAAGGTTTCAACACCCGCGGCATTCACGCAGGCCAGGAGCCCGACCCATCGACCGGCGCCATCATGACGCCGATCTACCAGACCTCGACCTACGTGCAGTCTGCGCCGGGCGAGCACCAGGGCTTCGAGTATTCGCGCAGTCACAACCCGACGCGCTTTGCCTACGAGCGCTGCGTCGCCGATCTCGAATCCGGCAAGGCCGGTTTTGCTTTCGCCTCTGGCATGGCTGCTACCGCGACCGTGCTCGAGCTGCTGGATTCCGGTGATCATGTCATTGCCAGCGATGATCTCTATGGCGGTACCTTCCGCCTTTTCCATCGCGTGCGTGAGCGCAGCGCCAACCTCAAGTTCGATTTCATCGACATGAGCGATCCGAAGAATGTCGAAAAGGCGATTCGTCCGGAAACGAAAATGATCTGGGTCGAAACGCCGACCAATCCGATGCTGAAGCTGGTGGATCTCGATGCCATCGTCCACATCGCCGCTGAGCGCGGCATCATTGCCGTCTGCGACAACACGTTCGCGACACCCTGGGCGCAGCGTCCGTTGGAGCATGGTTTCGACCTGGTCCTGCATTCCGCGACCAAGTACATCGCCGGCCATTCCGACATCGTCGGTGGCATGGTCGTTGCGGGTGATGATGACCTTGCCGAGCGCATGACCTTCCTGCAGAACTCGGCCGGTGCCGTGCAGGGGCCGTTCGATTCCTTCCTCGCCTTGCGTTCCCTGAAGACGCTGGGCCTGCGCATGGAGCGGCATAACGCCAATGCGATGGAAGTGGCAAAATTCCTCGAAGGCCATGACAAGGTCGAAAAGGTCATCTACCCGGGGCTGGAATCGCATCCACAGTACGAGCTGGCGCAGCGCCAGATGAAGGGCCCCGGCGGCATGATCTCCATCGTGATCAAGGGTGGTTATGGCGAGGCCAAGGACTTCCTGCAGAAGCTGAAAGTCTTCGCGCTGGCCGAATCGCTGGGTGGCGTCGAGTCGCTGGTGAATCATCCGGCGGTCATGACGCACGCCTCCGTACCGCCAGAGAATCGTGAAAAGCTCGGCATCAGCGACAACCTGGTGCGCCTGTCCGTGGGCATCGAGGATGTCGAAGACCTGATCGAAGACCTCAAGCAGGCGCTGGCATGA
- the lolB gene encoding lipoprotein insertase outer membrane protein LolB, whose product MRVLHRLITLTLFGLLLGLLGACSTSQALKPVDGPADTETWEDRRAWLLEQDRWDLDGRTAIAAYDEGWNASILWRQRGILMDVRLSGPLGFGSARVTGTPELLTVETSDGETFVTSDPETDLYWQLGWTAPLDRMRYWVLGLPGPGEVSGLEVDGAGRLRGFRQGRWQVDFEDYLQVTAPDGSQRALPRKLEMFRDNVRIRLIVAEWELQASLPRVDDSTGSEKRRSRPGLRIPGKERPPAGDAGSTPIRTEPPR is encoded by the coding sequence TTGAGAGTCCTGCACCGCCTGATCACCCTGACCCTGTTCGGATTGCTGCTGGGCTTGCTGGGCGCCTGCTCCACCAGCCAGGCCCTGAAACCGGTCGACGGGCCCGCAGACACCGAAACCTGGGAGGATCGTCGGGCCTGGCTGCTTGAGCAGGATCGCTGGGATCTCGATGGCCGCACCGCGATTGCCGCGTATGACGAGGGCTGGAATGCCAGCATCCTCTGGCGACAGCGCGGCATCCTGATGGATGTGCGCCTGTCCGGCCCGCTGGGTTTCGGCAGCGCCCGGGTCACCGGCACGCCGGAACTCCTGACGGTCGAGACCAGCGATGGTGAGACCTTCGTCACCAGCGATCCCGAGACCGACCTCTACTGGCAGCTGGGCTGGACCGCACCGCTGGACCGCATGCGCTACTGGGTGCTGGGCCTGCCGGGACCGGGCGAGGTCAGCGGCCTGGAGGTGGACGGTGCCGGTCGACTGCGGGGTTTTCGCCAGGGTCGCTGGCAGGTGGACTTCGAGGATTACCTGCAGGTGACAGCGCCGGATGGCAGCCAGCGGGCCTTGCCGAGAAAGCTGGAAATGTTTCGCGACAATGTGCGTATCCGGCTGATCGTCGCCGAGTGGGAGCTGCAGGCGAGCTTGCCGAGAGTCGATGACTCGACCGGCTCGGAAAAGCGCCGCAGCCGGCCTGGCCTGCGTATCCCGGGCAAGGAACGGCCCCCGGCCGGAGACGCCGGCTCGACGCCGATCCGGACGGAACCGCCGCGCTGA
- a CDS encoding RDD family protein has product MTMSADGMKYADLDSRFGAFVVDWHVRTIPIALWGFLVFFETIPVYFHAGQFGFGIFFDMAAPFAARHALSFWLSTATYFLYHPVIELLMQGNSIGKRMMKIKVVDASGRPPSAKQVLVRNLWRAIEFLPVFWLWAYIAIRDSKENARTGDIKAGTRVVVDQR; this is encoded by the coding sequence ATGACCATGTCGGCGGATGGCATGAAATACGCCGACCTCGACAGCCGCTTTGGCGCCTTCGTGGTCGACTGGCATGTTCGCACCATCCCGATCGCCCTCTGGGGTTTCCTGGTCTTTTTCGAAACCATTCCCGTTTATTTCCACGCCGGGCAATTCGGCTTCGGGATCTTTTTCGACATGGCGGCTCCCTTTGCTGCACGTCATGCCTTGTCCTTCTGGCTGTCGACGGCGACCTACTTCCTGTATCACCCCGTCATCGAACTGCTGATGCAGGGCAACTCGATCGGCAAGCGCATGATGAAGATCAAGGTGGTGGATGCCTCGGGCAGGCCGCCGTCGGCAAAACAGGTCCTCGTTCGGAACCTCTGGCGCGCCATCGAATTCCTGCCCGTCTTCTGGCTCTGGGCCTACATCGCGATTCGCGACTCAAAAGAAAACGCGCGAACCGGGGACATCAAGGCCGGAACGCGCGTCGTAGTTGACCAGCGTTGA
- a CDS encoding PHB depolymerase family esterase, with protein sequence MTKSSEIRLLRRVKVNLLGTLLLAAAALPGAASAAGDWDVLKMTTAPDYARRHIIMARMFPGFEDTAAGDKRGFSIQPAEETWLIRRPNHPPPAKGYRLLVWIDPGERSRPPEKWAPVLDDFDMVVVMALDSGNRHSVSGRRAPLALAGLAGAVSTLPIDPGQVYVGGFSGGSKTAQMLGFAYPDVFRGVLLSGGFLRPDSKLIYWPPEPLMPRLRQQRYFMASGAEDPFARADFSATRQAMEDKGLQFIGSQLLPGKGHRRMWASEFEKALAYLVAE encoded by the coding sequence ATGACGAAATCGAGTGAAATCAGGCTGTTGCGACGCGTCAAGGTGAACTTGCTGGGCACCTTGCTGCTGGCTGCCGCCGCCCTGCCCGGTGCTGCCTCGGCAGCCGGCGACTGGGACGTCCTGAAAATGACCACAGCGCCTGACTATGCCCGCCGTCACATCATCATGGCGCGCATGTTTCCCGGCTTCGAAGACACGGCCGCGGGCGACAAGCGGGGGTTCTCCATCCAGCCTGCCGAGGAAACCTGGCTGATTCGCAGGCCGAACCACCCGCCCCCTGCGAAGGGCTATCGATTGCTGGTCTGGATCGATCCCGGCGAGCGCAGCCGACCGCCCGAGAAATGGGCGCCGGTGCTGGATGATTTCGACATGGTGGTGGTGATGGCACTCGACAGCGGCAACCGTCATTCCGTCAGTGGCCGTCGCGCGCCCCTGGCGCTGGCGGGCCTGGCCGGGGCGGTGTCCACCCTGCCCATCGATCCGGGCCAGGTGTATGTCGGCGGCTTTTCCGGTGGCTCCAAGACGGCCCAGATGCTCGGCTTCGCCTATCCGGACGTGTTTCGTGGCGTGCTGCTCAGCGGCGGCTTCCTGCGGCCGGACAGCAAGTTGATCTACTGGCCTCCCGAGCCGCTGATGCCCCGACTCAGGCAGCAACGCTACTTCATGGCCTCAGGCGCCGAAGACCCCTTTGCCCGGGCGGATTTCTCTGCCACTCGCCAGGCGATGGAAGATAAGGGACTCCAGTTTATCGGTTCCCAGCTGCTGCCGGGCAAAGGCCACCGCCGCATGTGGGCGAGTGAATTCGAAAAGGCCCTGGCGTACCTTGTTGCGGAGTAA
- a CDS encoding ribose-phosphate diphosphokinase has product MALSNMMVFTGNANPELARSIAQHLDLAMGKITVDTFSDGEVAVEIMENVRGRDVFLVQSTCPPSNDSLMELLVMIDAMKRASAGRITAVIPYFGYARQDRRPRATRVPITAKLVANMLTSAGVHRVLTVDLHADQIQGFFDIPVDNVYASPVLLGDAYKLMQKHGELVVVSPDVGGVVRARAFAKRLDDSDLAIIDKRRPKANESQVMNIIGDIEGKACMIVDDLVDTAGTLCKAAGALKEKGAKAVYAYITHPVLSGKAIENITNSELDELVVTDTIPLSEEARACSQIRQLGTAEILAETMRRISDEESVSSLYVD; this is encoded by the coding sequence ATGGCGTTGAGCAACATGATGGTCTTCACCGGTAACGCAAACCCGGAGCTGGCCAGGAGCATTGCGCAACATCTGGATCTGGCCATGGGCAAGATCACCGTCGACACCTTCAGCGACGGCGAAGTGGCTGTCGAGATCATGGAAAACGTCCGTGGTCGCGACGTGTTCCTGGTGCAGTCGACCTGCCCGCCGTCGAACGACAGCTTGATGGAATTGCTGGTGATGATCGACGCGATGAAGCGCGCGTCCGCCGGCCGGATCACCGCGGTGATCCCGTATTTCGGTTATGCCCGCCAGGATCGGCGCCCGCGTGCGACGCGCGTGCCGATCACGGCGAAGCTGGTGGCCAACATGCTGACATCCGCTGGCGTGCACCGCGTGCTGACGGTCGACCTGCATGCCGACCAGATCCAGGGATTCTTCGATATCCCGGTGGACAACGTGTATGCCTCGCCGGTGTTGCTGGGCGACGCGTACAAGCTCATGCAGAAGCATGGCGAGCTGGTGGTGGTGTCGCCCGACGTCGGCGGCGTGGTTCGTGCCCGGGCCTTCGCAAAGCGCCTGGATGATTCGGACCTGGCCATCATCGACAAGCGTCGCCCGAAGGCGAACGAGTCGCAGGTGATGAACATCATCGGCGATATCGAAGGCAAGGCCTGCATGATTGTCGACGACCTGGTCGACACGGCCGGGACGCTCTGCAAGGCGGCTGGCGCGTTGAAGGAAAAAGGTGCGAAGGCCGTGTACGCCTACATCACGCACCCGGTGCTCTCCGGCAAGGCCATCGAGAACATCACGAATTCGGAGCTGGATGAGCTGGTCGTGACCGACACCATCCCGCTCAGCGAGGAAGCCAGGGCCTGCAGCCAAATCCGCCAGCTGGGCACGGCAGAGATTCTCGCGGAAACGATGCGTCGCATTTCGGACGAAGAGTCCGTCAGTTCGCTCTACGTGGATTGA
- a CDS encoding 2OG-Fe(II) oxygenase: MNDTPVFRQSLEDTAAAIADGLAVDGFHVCRDFLSPAVLADLRTRLRLWWEEGELRRAAIGRGEKRKIDDDIRGDYVRWIDTDSNGVFAEFFAAHYEPIRLALNRELQLGLWDYEGHVTVYPPGRFYARHIDRFTDAAHRKVSCILYLNEDWLPAEGGELRLYLPDVDGYEQSQDVLPEGGTLVTFLSDRFPHEVLPATRERFSLTGWFCTRR; encoded by the coding sequence ATGAACGACACGCCGGTTTTCCGGCAATCGCTCGAAGACACCGCCGCCGCCATTGCCGATGGCCTGGCGGTGGATGGCTTCCACGTCTGTCGCGATTTCCTCTCGCCCGCGGTGCTCGCCGACCTGCGCACGCGCTTGCGACTCTGGTGGGAGGAGGGCGAGCTGCGCCGTGCAGCCATAGGCCGCGGTGAAAAGCGCAAGATCGACGACGACATCCGCGGCGATTACGTCCGCTGGATCGATACCGACTCGAACGGCGTGTTTGCCGAATTCTTCGCCGCGCATTACGAACCCATTCGCCTGGCCCTGAACCGCGAGCTGCAACTCGGGCTCTGGGATTACGAAGGCCATGTCACCGTCTATCCACCGGGCAGGTTCTATGCCCGGCACATCGATCGCTTCACCGATGCCGCGCATCGCAAGGTGTCCTGCATTCTCTACCTCAACGAGGACTGGCTGCCCGCGGAGGGGGGCGAGTTGCGGCTGTATCTTCCCGACGTCGATGGATACGAGCAGTCGCAGGATGTCCTGCCCGAGGGCGGCACGCTGGTGACCTTCCTGTCCGACCGTTTTCCGCACGAGGTCCTGCCGGCAACTCGCGAGCGTTTCTCTCTCACCGGCTGGTTCTGCACGAGACGCTGA
- a CDS encoding 50S ribosomal protein L25/general stress protein Ctc — protein MVDFNLNAESRKDEGKGASRRLRRAGKVPAILYGHGDPVSLTLDANELANHIKYEAFFSHILTLNIDGKEEQAVMKDMQRHPYKPVVLHVDLQRVKKGHKMHVNVPVHFLNDKTSYGVKQEGGVMSHNVTQLEVYVLPKDLPEYIEVDCAELKIGESIHLSEITLPEGVESADLMHDNDPVLVSIHHPRVEEEPVDGEEEGEESAEVPTVADEKEDKEGEDKGDE, from the coding sequence ATGGTTGATTTCAATCTGAATGCCGAATCTCGCAAGGACGAGGGGAAAGGTGCGAGCCGCCGCCTGCGTCGTGCGGGCAAGGTGCCGGCGATCCTTTACGGACACGGCGATCCGGTTTCGCTCACGCTCGATGCCAACGAGCTGGCGAACCACATCAAGTACGAAGCCTTCTTCTCGCACATCCTGACGCTGAACATCGACGGCAAGGAAGAGCAGGCAGTCATGAAGGACATGCAGCGCCATCCGTACAAGCCGGTCGTGCTGCACGTCGACCTGCAGCGTGTGAAGAAGGGCCACAAGATGCACGTCAACGTGCCGGTTCACTTCCTCAACGACAAGACGTCTTACGGCGTCAAGCAGGAAGGCGGCGTGATGTCCCACAATGTCACGCAGCTGGAAGTCTACGTCCTGCCGAAGGACCTGCCGGAGTACATCGAAGTGGATTGCGCCGAGCTCAAGATCGGCGAGTCGATCCATCTCTCCGAGATCACGTTGCCGGAAGGCGTCGAGTCGGCTGACCTGATGCACGACAACGATCCGGTGCTGGTGTCGATTCACCACCCGCGTGTCGAAGAAGAGCCGGTCGACGGAGAAGAGGAGGGCGAAGAGTCCGCCGAAGTTCCGACCGTCGCCGACGAGAAGGAAGACAAGGAAGGCGAGGACAAGGGCGACGAGTAA
- the ychF gene encoding redox-regulated ATPase YchF, whose translation MGIKCGIVGLPNVGKSTLFNALTKAEIAAENYPFCTIEPNVGVVPVPDPRLDELSAIVKPQKTLPTTVEFVDIAGLVEGASKGEGLGNKFLSHIRETDAIVEVVRCFENDDITHVAGKIDPLSDIEIINTELALADLDTVERNIQRSEKVAKSGDKDAKARISVLQKLKAPLDEGNAARVAELDKEERKLVRDLNLLTIKPLLYIANVNEDGFENNAMLDKVREHAAKEGANVVAVCAAIEAEIAQLDDADKEEFLSDLGLEEPGLNRVIRSGYELLGLGTYFTAGEKEVRAWTVKQGSTAPQAAGVIHTDFEKGFIRAEVVSYDDFIACKGEQGAKDAGKWRLEGKDYIVQEGDVMHFRFNV comes from the coding sequence ATGGGTATCAAGTGTGGCATCGTCGGTCTTCCCAACGTCGGCAAGTCGACGCTCTTCAATGCGCTGACCAAGGCCGAGATTGCAGCCGAGAACTATCCCTTCTGCACCATCGAGCCGAATGTCGGGGTGGTGCCGGTACCGGATCCGCGACTCGACGAGCTCTCCGCCATCGTCAAGCCACAGAAGACGCTGCCGACCACGGTGGAATTCGTGGACATCGCCGGCCTGGTCGAAGGCGCTTCCAAGGGCGAGGGCCTGGGCAACAAGTTCCTCTCCCACATTCGCGAGACGGATGCGATTGTCGAGGTCGTGCGCTGCTTCGAGAACGATGACATCACCCATGTCGCCGGCAAGATCGATCCGCTTTCCGATATCGAGATCATCAACACCGAGCTGGCACTGGCCGACCTGGACACGGTCGAGCGCAACATTCAGCGCAGTGAAAAGGTGGCGAAGTCCGGTGACAAGGATGCCAAGGCCCGGATCAGCGTGCTGCAGAAGTTGAAGGCACCGCTGGACGAAGGCAATGCGGCTCGCGTGGCCGAGCTCGACAAGGAAGAAAGGAAGCTCGTTCGCGACCTGAACCTGCTGACCATCAAGCCGCTGCTCTACATCGCCAATGTCAACGAGGACGGCTTCGAGAACAACGCCATGCTCGACAAGGTGCGCGAGCATGCTGCGAAGGAAGGCGCGAACGTGGTGGCCGTATGCGCCGCCATCGAGGCCGAGATCGCGCAGCTGGACGATGCCGACAAGGAAGAGTTTCTCAGTGACCTTGGCCTGGAAGAGCCCGGCCTGAACCGCGTCATCCGCTCGGGCTACGAGCTGCTGGGCCTGGGCACCTATTTCACGGCGGGCGAGAAGGAAGTGCGTGCCTGGACGGTGAAGCAGGGTTCGACGGCTCCGCAGGCGGCGGGCGTCATTCATACCGATTTCGAAAAGGGCTTCATCCGCGCGGAAGTTGTTTCGTATGATGACTTCATCGCCTGCAAGGGCGAGCAGGGCGCGAAGGACGCCGGCAAGTGGCGCCTGGAGGGCAAGGACTACATCGTGCAGGAAGGCGACGTGATGCACTTCCGCTTCAACGTATGA